In a genomic window of Pseudanabaenaceae cyanobacterium SKYG29:
- a CDS encoding Uma2 family endonuclease has product MSTVLEKKLTPDEYLAQEVASELRHEYRQGDLIPMAGGTTTHNELAGSLYSLLRLALKGQPFQVFITDQRLWIPQTQSFYYPDVMITPKPVPLLEGRRDTVMEPLLIAEVLSDSTEERDRGAKFLDYRQIPTLQEYLLIDQNKPYVEQYN; this is encoded by the coding sequence ATGAGCACCGTCCTAGAAAAAAAGCTGACGCCCGACGAATATCTCGCCCAAGAAGTGGCGTCCGAACTCCGGCACGAATATCGTCAAGGAGATTTAATCCCAATGGCGGGCGGCACAACAACCCACAATGAATTGGCAGGAAGCTTATATTCCCTTCTAAGACTAGCGCTTAAGGGTCAACCCTTTCAGGTCTTCATCACCGACCAGCGGTTATGGATTCCCCAAACCCAATCCTTTTATTATCCTGATGTGATGATTACTCCCAAACCCGTACCCCTTTTGGAGGGCCGTCGAGATACCGTCATGGAGCCATTACTGATTGCAGAAGTGTTATCCGACTCGACTGAGGAACGCGACCGGGGCGCTAAATTCCTTGATTATCGGCAGATTCCCACCCTTCAGGAATACCTGCTGATTGACCAGAACAAACCCTATGTCGAGCAATACAACTAA